A portion of the Bulleidia sp. zg-1006 genome contains these proteins:
- a CDS encoding FtsW/RodA/SpoVE family cell cycle protein produces the protein MKENSYRYIILAMLLEIAMAILLWFKDSGVALQFFWQLLPIFLITLFLGTFIYNRLGDLKLFLAICVLSTIGLAFQMYADKVYPIVGHYSLWKFWLGIVVGVFFTLLYKYIYKISYWKYSPYLFFLFSMTFYVILRFKGFDPNGYGTTAWLKVGVLTLQLTDGIKILSLFFYSSLLVEKWNRSNKVILIISSTYLGMNLIGSMMIHELGSFYILVFLHLACLFIYLPHDSYKRKYLFTLVGILALSILLFLGLYQVLKPITTQGQLNSITKILWPIAKKIHSRFSIATNLQSDPYGAGYQLFQGQKALLMAGWFGNTIGFNQIPVVESDMAFVGLVNCFGYSVGLLVLLLFGFILRRGSRISQRLLSISIQKSIFSYGLTMLVFLQAFLTILGSCNIIPLAGLPIPFLSRGGTYQMIVFSLMGVLLLHSLYGVEDMEEESEVENDELESE, from the coding sequence ATGAAAGAAAATTCCTATCGTTATATTATTTTGGCCATGTTACTAGAGATTGCGATGGCTATTCTTCTTTGGTTTAAAGATAGTGGGGTTGCCTTACAATTCTTTTGGCAATTACTTCCTATCTTTCTCATCACTTTATTTCTAGGAACATTTATTTATAATCGCTTAGGTGATTTAAAACTCTTTTTAGCCATTTGTGTTCTATCTACCATTGGGCTAGCCTTTCAGATGTATGCAGATAAAGTATATCCAATTGTCGGTCATTACTCGCTTTGGAAATTTTGGCTTGGGATTGTGGTTGGTGTTTTCTTTACCCTACTATATAAGTACATTTATAAGATTAGCTATTGGAAATATTCCCCTTATCTTTTTTTCTTATTCTCAATGACCTTCTATGTAATACTTCGATTTAAAGGTTTTGATCCAAATGGTTATGGAACAACGGCTTGGTTAAAAGTAGGTGTTCTAACGCTTCAGTTAACCGATGGTATTAAAATCCTTTCACTTTTCTTTTATAGCTCTTTATTGGTTGAAAAATGGAATCGTTCCAACAAAGTTATCTTAATTATTTCAAGCACCTATCTAGGTATGAATTTAATTGGCTCTATGATGATTCATGAACTAGGTTCTTTCTATATTTTGGTTTTCTTACATTTAGCTTGCTTGTTTATTTATTTACCACATGATTCTTACAAGCGAAAATATTTATTTACTTTAGTAGGAATTTTGGCTTTATCCATTCTTCTTTTCTTAGGTTTATATCAAGTTCTAAAACCAATAACTACACAAGGTCAACTAAATTCCATCACGAAAATACTTTGGCCAATTGCTAAGAAAATTCATTCTCGTTTCTCAATTGCGACAAACTTGCAAAGTGATCCTTATGGGGCTGGTTATCAATTGTTCCAAGGTCAAAAAGCATTACTTATGGCTGGCTGGTTTGGCAATACCATTGGTTTTAATCAAATTCCAGTCGTTGAAAGCGATATGGCTTTTGTGGGTTTAGTGAATTGCTTTGGGTATAGTGTTGGCTTGCTTGTTCTTTTATTATTTGGTTTTATTCTTCGTCGAGGATCGCGCATATCTCAGCGCTTATTGTCGATATCCATTCAAAAATCCATCTTTTCTTATGGATTAACGATGTTAGTATTCTTGCAAGCATTCCTAACGATTTTAGGGTCTTGTAATATTATTCCCTTGGCTGGATTACCAATTCCTTTCTTATCAAGAGGCGGTACTTACCAAATGATTGTCTTTTCTTTAATGGGTGTTTTATTACTACATTCTTTATATGGTGTGGAAGATATGGAAGAAGAAAGTGAGGTAGAAAATGATGAACTCGAAAGCGAATAA
- a CDS encoding S1C family serine protease, with translation MSEFHSEENKVEDVSTIENHSKPEKKPGFVLKINKTFLTLVLSAVVGGTSGYVFSQGSRKSAIVYQSASESPSKTTSVQSGQGLTISQASKKAAASVVEIVTQSKGKTYGFLGGNYTSNSAGSGVIISKDGYILTNYHVIKNATSIRIKTSDGKHYNAKVIGADAKSDIAVLKVDAKNLTPATLGDSSKISIGDTAIVIGNPLGTLGGTVTDGIISATSREMVINNEAMDLIQTNASINSGNSGGGLFDGNGNLIGIVNAKDSGTTSSGATIEGLGFAIPINKAMEVANELIKNGKITTRATIGVYLQDLSTSENNGAPSIYVSQVINGSGAEKAGIQRGDRLVKADGVQLSKYSDLAKIMKNKKVGEKIKLTIERNGEQKEIDVTLTQVIDTNQSQHK, from the coding sequence ATGTCCGAATTTCATTCTGAAGAAAATAAAGTAGAAGATGTTTCTACGATTGAAAATCATTCAAAACCAGAGAAGAAACCTGGTTTCGTCTTAAAAATCAATAAAACATTTTTAACCCTAGTTTTATCCGCTGTTGTTGGTGGAACGAGCGGTTATGTGTTTAGTCAAGGTTCAAGAAAATCGGCAATTGTCTACCAATCCGCTTCCGAATCTCCATCCAAAACAACTTCAGTTCAAAGTGGTCAAGGCTTGACGATTAGTCAAGCCAGTAAGAAAGCCGCCGCTTCCGTAGTTGAAATTGTAACGCAATCAAAAGGAAAGACCTATGGTTTCTTAGGTGGAAACTACACGTCCAATTCGGCTGGATCAGGCGTTATCATTTCTAAGGATGGTTATATTTTAACCAATTACCATGTGATTAAAAACGCGACTTCCATCCGTATCAAAACTAGCGATGGCAAGCATTATAACGCTAAAGTCATTGGTGCTGATGCGAAGAGTGATATTGCGGTTTTAAAAGTTGACGCAAAAAACTTAACTCCAGCCACTTTGGGTGATTCCTCTAAAATTAGTATTGGTGATACCGCTATTGTCATTGGTAATCCCCTTGGAACTCTTGGTGGTACAGTTACCGATGGTATTATTTCTGCCACTTCACGTGAGATGGTCATCAATAATGAAGCCATGGATTTAATCCAGACAAACGCATCGATTAACTCCGGTAACTCTGGTGGCGGCTTATTTGATGGTAATGGCAATTTAATTGGTATCGTAAATGCAAAAGATTCGGGAACAACTAGCTCTGGTGCAACGATTGAGGGCTTAGGTTTCGCTATCCCTATCAATAAAGCTATGGAAGTCGCCAATGAATTGATTAAGAATGGTAAAATTACCACCCGAGCGACGATTGGTGTTTATCTTCAAGACCTAAGCACAAGTGAAAACAATGGTGCTCCTAGTATCTATGTTAGTCAAGTCATAAATGGTTCAGGTGCTGAAAAAGCAGGTATTCAAAGAGGTGACCGTTTGGTGAAAGCAGACGGAGTTCAACTTAGTAAATATTCCGACTTAGCAAAAATCATGAAAAATAAAAAAGTTGGTGAAAAAATCAAGCTTACCATTGAGCGCAATGGTGAACAAAAAGAAATCGATGTGACTTTAACCCAAGTCATCGACACAAATCAATCGCAACATAAATAG
- a CDS encoding ISNCY family transposase — MKRIRLSMKEQEKYLTIKDLIDHHGNKKRAALKLGVSIRTINRLIIVYRNKGKAGFVHGNRNRPSAHCLTQELSSHIIHLYQSIYQDAGFNFSHFTQFLSEKHDIHVSLSSVRRILNEVGIFSPNEHRCSKKKRSIMSLKQTKPTLTDTELNVAVNHELSLQLAHPRKARCKNFGEEIQMDGSIHNWFGENKATLHLAIDNATGVIVGAYFDKQETLHGYYHCFHQILSNYGIPYQFLTDRRTVFEYERRTNKSAENDVLTQFGYACNTLGVTIETSSVSQYKGQIERANRTFQDRLVSELKMENITTIEKADQYLIETFVPNFNRRFAQDYTKYPSVIESSPGEETINLTLSVICERKFDNGSCISYKNKYYQAYNQNNQLIAFKPKTKALVIKTLNNTLYVTVDDRVYALFELEKNKKVSANFDTNDTKEKKPKQVHIPPMSHPWKRDSFIRQQQRAHQHKQFTR; from the coding sequence ATGAAGAGGATACGATTATCTATGAAAGAACAAGAAAAATATTTGACAATCAAAGATTTAATTGACCATCACGGCAATAAGAAACGAGCAGCTTTAAAACTCGGTGTTTCTATTCGTACAATCAATCGTTTAATTATTGTCTATCGGAATAAAGGAAAAGCCGGTTTCGTTCACGGAAACAGAAACCGACCATCTGCTCATTGCCTCACACAAGAATTAAGCTCTCACATCATACATCTTTATCAATCGATTTATCAAGATGCGGGCTTTAATTTTTCTCATTTTACCCAATTCTTAAGTGAAAAACATGATATCCATGTCAGTCTTTCTTCGGTTAGAAGAATTTTAAATGAAGTAGGTATCTTCTCCCCTAATGAACACCGCTGTTCAAAAAAGAAAAGAAGTATCATGTCTTTAAAACAAACGAAACCGACTCTCACAGATACGGAACTAAATGTGGCTGTCAATCATGAATTAAGTTTACAACTAGCTCATCCAAGAAAAGCTCGATGTAAGAATTTTGGGGAAGAAATACAAATGGATGGCTCTATTCATAATTGGTTTGGGGAAAATAAGGCAACACTACATCTAGCGATTGATAATGCCACAGGCGTGATTGTAGGTGCTTATTTTGACAAGCAAGAAACACTTCACGGCTATTATCACTGTTTTCACCAAATCCTTTCTAACTATGGCATACCCTATCAATTTCTTACCGATAGACGAACTGTTTTTGAGTATGAAAGACGCACGAATAAATCGGCTGAAAATGATGTCTTAACGCAATTCGGTTATGCCTGTAACACTCTTGGCGTTACCATTGAAACTTCCAGTGTTAGCCAATACAAGGGGCAAATAGAAAGAGCGAATAGAACCTTTCAAGACCGCTTAGTTAGTGAGTTAAAAATGGAGAATATAACAACCATAGAAAAAGCCGACCAATATCTTATTGAAACCTTCGTACCTAATTTTAATAGGCGTTTTGCTCAAGATTATACGAAATACCCTTCGGTAATAGAAAGTAGTCCCGGCGAAGAGACAATCAATCTAACATTATCAGTTATATGCGAAAGAAAATTCGATAATGGCTCCTGTATAAGCTATAAAAACAAATATTACCAAGCCTATAATCAAAATAATCAATTAATCGCCTTTAAGCCTAAGACAAAAGCCTTAGTCATTAAAACCCTAAACAATACCCTATACGTAACGGTAGATGATCGTGTGTATGCTCTATTTGAATTAGAAAAGAACAAGAAAGTCTCTGCAAATTTTGACACTAATGACACAAAAGAAAAAAAGCCGAAACAGGTACATATACCGCCAATGAGTCATCCTTGGAAAAGAGATTCATTTATTCGTCAGCAACAAAGAGCACATCAACACAAGCAATTTACACGATGA
- a CDS encoding enhanced serine sensitivity protein SseB C-terminal domain-containing protein — MSKKSIKNPNLKPVKNPELRKAMEELKLGSSPERQLQFIQALEKAQLLAPTKFEVALTKNHIPSVKSDLINFYLINTNDGKTFFPAFTDLERAGQFQLTQTNEPLPKMVVQTLKQYDALLSDSNTKAIGIIINPGVDNMVAPAALIHQLIHPVEPTASSVQIVEPTIYPTQLVNQMYDWSNQRKTIQRVWLKQKLENNQVSFYFILDVNEQKEDLLKEFCVKAFEFSKKIPCEAVFFNQQLKDEIIQESVPFFDRSLGF; from the coding sequence ATGTCTAAAAAATCAATTAAAAATCCAAACTTGAAACCAGTTAAAAATCCTGAATTACGCAAGGCAATGGAGGAATTAAAATTAGGTTCCAGCCCAGAAAGACAGCTACAATTCATACAAGCCTTGGAAAAAGCACAATTATTAGCACCAACAAAATTTGAAGTTGCTTTAACAAAGAACCATATTCCAAGCGTAAAGTCAGACCTCATTAATTTTTATTTAATTAACACCAATGATGGTAAGACTTTTTTTCCGGCTTTTACTGATTTAGAAAGAGCTGGTCAGTTTCAATTGACTCAAACCAATGAGCCACTACCAAAAATGGTAGTTCAGACATTAAAGCAATACGATGCTTTATTATCAGATTCAAACACAAAAGCAATTGGCATTATTATCAATCCGGGGGTGGACAACATGGTGGCTCCAGCAGCCTTAATTCATCAATTAATTCACCCTGTTGAGCCAACGGCTAGCTCTGTTCAAATTGTGGAGCCAACTATTTATCCAACTCAATTGGTCAACCAAATGTATGATTGGTCGAACCAAAGAAAAACCATTCAGCGTGTCTGGTTGAAACAAAAATTGGAGAATAATCAAGTTTCCTTTTATTTCATCCTAGATGTTAATGAACAAAAAGAAGATTTATTAAAAGAATTCTGTGTAAAAGCTTTTGAATTTTCCAAGAAGATACCATGTGAGGCTGTATTCTTTAACCAACAATTAAAAGATGAAATCATTCAAGAAAGTGTTCCTTTCTTTGATCGCTCTTTAGGTTTTTAA
- a CDS encoding YitT family protein, with product MEIQIKHFWKHLLVETVGVIILSIGGAGIMKAGLGNSAYDAFSMSISLLSHIEVGTIATVINLICVLVQMILLRRKYKPLYLLQIFVSIVIGVVVNLFYYHIFDQIVPDVYALKLVWFIFFVLADIFGISLVVASGMISLAMESTCMVIAKKYHLRFSSVRFVVDVFFFSSVFVIWYFFHIPLSLREGTVILMFLFSPLVDYGVKYLKPILHKWIYEQNTANE from the coding sequence ATGGAAATCCAAATAAAACATTTTTGGAAACACCTTTTGGTCGAAACCGTCGGTGTTATTATTTTAAGCATTGGTGGGGCAGGTATTATGAAAGCAGGCTTAGGTAACTCAGCTTACGATGCTTTTTCAATGTCAATTAGTCTCTTAAGCCATATTGAAGTAGGAACGATAGCGACTGTTATCAATTTGATTTGTGTTCTTGTTCAAATGATTCTATTAAGAAGAAAATATAAGCCATTGTATTTGTTACAGATATTCGTATCGATTGTGATTGGTGTGGTGGTTAATCTTTTCTATTACCATATCTTTGACCAGATTGTGCCAGATGTTTATGCCTTGAAATTGGTATGGTTTATCTTCTTTGTGTTGGCAGATATTTTTGGGATTTCATTAGTGGTTGCTTCAGGAATGATTAGTTTAGCGATGGAATCCACATGTATGGTTATTGCCAAGAAATATCATCTTCGCTTTTCTTCTGTTCGTTTTGTGGTGGATGTATTCTTTTTTTCTTCGGTTTTTGTGATTTGGTATTTCTTCCACATTCCACTTTCTTTGCGAGAAGGGACCGTTATATTGATGTTCTTATTTAGTCCTTTGGTGGATTATGGTGTGAAGTATTTAAAGCCAATTTTACATAAATGGATTTATGAGCAAAATACAGCTAATGAATGA
- a CDS encoding nucleoside 2-deoxyribosyltransferase, translating to MKIYFASPLFSEMEQLYNAQLAQQIRQKYPDIEMYVPQEQADINDKKAYADSKAIAMTDTKHLLESQLVIAILDGSIIDVGVATEIGVAYQAGIPILALYSDSRQQGATNPQKLVALQEIAESQFSYINLYTVGLIKLNGEVVNTSKKLVERIAHFIH from the coding sequence ATGAAAATTTATTTTGCGTCCCCTTTATTTTCCGAAATGGAACAGTTGTATAATGCCCAACTTGCTCAACAAATTCGTCAAAAATATCCTGATATTGAAATGTACGTCCCTCAAGAACAAGCAGATATCAATGATAAAAAAGCTTATGCAGACTCAAAAGCAATCGCAATGACAGATACAAAGCATTTATTAGAAAGCCAATTGGTTATTGCTATTTTAGATGGTTCTATTATTGATGTTGGCGTCGCAACGGAAATTGGTGTTGCCTATCAAGCAGGTATCCCTATTCTTGCTTTATATTCTGATTCACGTCAACAAGGTGCTACCAATCCACAAAAATTAGTCGCTTTGCAAGAAATTGCAGAATCACAATTTAGCTACATCAATTTATACACCGTCGGCTTGATTAAGCTAAATGGTGAAGTGGTTAATACTTCCAAGAAATTGGTGGAAAGAATTGCTCACTTCATTCATTAG
- the hflX gene encoding GTPase HflX, with product MKRCYVVGVERKGNNDQEIIQECVSLCEACNYEVVQTFIQKLQSRDSKTVFRSGKIMELKKLIQADEIVTIVFYHEISVSASKRLSEELEVEVLDRTAVILDIFAQRARSKQAKIQTELARLSYALPKELASLEQESDRQRGGGVITRGSGEQRSEMIVRKYAHRKHVLQEELKLVEKQRQQDEKRRAKTLYPRVALVGYTNAGKSSLLNAILAYTKQNGKPVVVRDRVFETLDTSVRLVEYKGFAFYLYDTVGFVSDLPKPLVDAFYSTLESAKQADILIHVVDGSDPLAFVKEEATKLSLKKIGAHPKHHLLVRTKKDLMAQQEEGLWVSSHTQAGIKELLDQLIRLLYPKNVQFTCLLPYDKMALFDQLSSLVHLQIISQEEEGLVIDVAGDGDYLKPLRHYEIKRKDAAK from the coding sequence ATGAAACGTTGCTATGTAGTAGGGGTGGAAAGAAAAGGGAACAATGATCAGGAAATCATTCAAGAATGTGTTTCTTTGTGTGAGGCATGTAATTATGAGGTGGTTCAAACCTTTATTCAAAAATTACAATCACGAGATTCTAAGACGGTGTTCCGTTCAGGAAAAATAATGGAATTAAAAAAACTGATACAAGCTGATGAAATTGTTACCATTGTGTTTTACCATGAAATATCGGTATCCGCTTCTAAGCGGCTTAGTGAAGAATTAGAAGTAGAAGTTTTAGATAGAACCGCTGTTATTTTGGATATTTTTGCCCAAAGAGCACGTAGTAAACAAGCGAAAATTCAAACTGAGTTAGCCCGCTTATCCTATGCCTTACCAAAAGAACTAGCTTCTTTAGAACAAGAAAGTGACCGACAAAGGGGTGGGGGAGTGATTACTCGTGGTTCTGGAGAACAGCGATCAGAAATGATTGTTCGTAAGTATGCGCATCGTAAGCATGTTCTACAAGAAGAATTAAAGCTGGTGGAGAAACAACGCCAACAAGATGAAAAAAGAAGAGCGAAGACACTGTATCCCAGAGTGGCTTTAGTGGGCTATACCAATGCCGGTAAGAGTTCTTTATTAAATGCAATATTGGCTTATACCAAACAAAATGGGAAACCCGTTGTTGTGCGTGATCGCGTTTTTGAAACATTGGATACTTCGGTTCGTCTTGTTGAATACAAAGGCTTTGCGTTTTATTTATACGATACTGTTGGTTTTGTGTCTGACTTGCCAAAACCATTGGTAGATGCCTTTTATAGCACCTTAGAATCAGCCAAGCAAGCAGATATATTAATTCATGTGGTGGATGGTAGTGATCCGTTGGCTTTTGTCAAAGAAGAAGCGACGAAATTGTCTTTAAAGAAAATAGGAGCTCATCCCAAGCATCATTTACTAGTTCGTACCAAAAAAGATTTAATGGCACAGCAAGAAGAGGGCTTATGGGTTTCTTCTCATACGCAAGCAGGAATCAAGGAATTATTAGATCAATTAATTCGTCTTTTATATCCGAAGAATGTTCAATTTACTTGTTTATTGCCCTATGATAAAATGGCTTTATTCGATCAGTTATCGTCCTTAGTTCATTTGCAAATTATCAGTCAAGAAGAGGAAGGATTGGTAATCGATGTTGCGGGGGATGGGGACTATTTAAAACCATTAAGACATTACGAAATAAAAAGAAAGGATGCTGCAAAATGA
- a CDS encoding aminopeptidase, producing the protein MKTVWDKLEETDVKAVMAFNEDYRQFLTKSKTERTFVTNTEAFALENGFKPLDSFQELKAGDRVYVINRKKNIMMLVIGEEAMNKGVNILGAHIDSPRMDLKQKPLYEKDGIAFFDTHYYGGIKKYQWVARPLALVGVVAKKDGTVIDINIGDKPGDPVVGISDLLIHLAQKQLQKTGATVIEGEKLDLTIASRPKKEVEEEPVKAFLLDLLQEQYGIDEEDFLSAEIEVVPAGEARDYGLDRSMILGYGHDDKVCAYTSIRAINEIKIPKRTSVLILTDKEEIGSVGATGAHSDFFEHVMVRILEKKGFNKITDLYDLYESSYMLSIDVSAGYDSNYADAFEARNSAYLGKGVCFNKYTGASGKSGANDASAEFLAKIRKVMDENEVVFQTAELGAVDVGGGNTIAYILAQKNMDVIDAGIAVQNMHAPDEVVSKVDVYEAYRAYFVFLKDMQ; encoded by the coding sequence ATGAAAACGGTTTGGGATAAATTAGAAGAAACAGATGTAAAAGCTGTGATGGCCTTTAATGAAGATTATCGTCAGTTTTTAACTAAATCGAAAACAGAAAGAACCTTTGTGACAAACACAGAAGCTTTTGCTTTGGAAAATGGCTTTAAGCCACTTGATTCTTTTCAAGAATTAAAAGCTGGCGATCGGGTTTATGTGATTAATCGTAAAAAGAACATTATGATGCTTGTTATAGGTGAGGAAGCAATGAATAAGGGTGTTAACATTTTAGGAGCCCACATCGATTCACCACGTATGGATTTAAAACAAAAGCCACTATATGAAAAAGATGGTATTGCCTTCTTCGATACGCATTATTATGGTGGGATTAAGAAGTACCAATGGGTGGCTCGTCCACTTGCTTTAGTGGGCGTTGTGGCTAAGAAAGATGGTACAGTAATCGATATTAATATTGGAGATAAACCAGGTGATCCGGTGGTTGGTATATCAGATTTATTGATTCACTTAGCTCAGAAACAACTGCAAAAAACAGGAGCTACCGTCATTGAAGGAGAAAAGTTAGATTTAACTATTGCCAGTCGTCCAAAGAAAGAGGTAGAGGAAGAACCGGTTAAAGCCTTCTTGCTAGACTTACTTCAAGAGCAATATGGCATTGATGAAGAGGATTTCTTAAGTGCTGAAATTGAAGTAGTACCGGCAGGTGAAGCACGTGATTATGGTTTGGATCGTTCGATGATTTTGGGCTATGGTCATGATGATAAGGTTTGTGCTTATACCTCTATTCGTGCCATCAATGAAATCAAAATACCAAAGAGAACTTCAGTTTTAATCTTAACGGATAAGGAAGAAATTGGCTCAGTTGGGGCAACGGGTGCTCATTCAGATTTCTTTGAACATGTGATGGTTCGCATTCTTGAGAAAAAGGGTTTCAACAAGATAACGGATTTGTATGATTTGTACGAGAGTAGCTATATGTTGTCCATCGATGTATCAGCCGGCTATGATTCCAACTATGCGGATGCCTTCGAGGCGAGAAACTCGGCTTATTTAGGTAAAGGTGTTTGTTTTAATAAATATACAGGGGCTAGTGGTAAATCCGGTGCGAATGATGCTAGTGCAGAATTTCTAGCCAAAATTCGCAAAGTTATGGATGAAAATGAAGTTGTTTTCCAGACAGCTGAATTAGGAGCTGTTGATGTGGGCGGTGGAAATACAATTGCCTATATCTTAGCGCAAAAGAATATGGATGTGATTGATGCCGGTATTGCGGTACAAAATATGCATGCTCCAGATGAAGTGGTTTCTAAGGTGGATGTTTACGAGGCTTATCGGGCTTACTTTGTGTTTTTAAAGGACATGCAATAA
- a CDS encoding histidine phosphatase family protein yields the protein MSRLFYFVRHGQTYFNLRLQLQGRCDSPLTPLGIQQAEKSAKVLSGQFFDCAFASPAGRVRETADILLKNRQVKLTYLEDLQEPNFGIMEGRQVEDQDLMQKCFGSLDFEQAGGEGKEELRLRTEKVFQEILSQTKKNDRILIVSHGIMSMAFMSYILKLDMLAYRQACLDEGRVFMPNAGILIFQEDHGKVSLIQKPCEAKDLCLPKKDKTIDIFYVRHGQTLFNLRHQVQGRSDAPLTDLGIEQAIQAQQALKNKQFSKAYVSYAKRAVDTAKIVLAGHDTEISIEKNLQEMNFGDLEGRLVDEAILKELYACHQNQENFLNHQGENLGAVKTRWQSILEKVYFENQDGDQVLFVGHGTMYAIMVAYLLKTDRLGLEAYCKQRGQQYSYNGGIARFQLNKDGIHLVQLMQDPKTYLHE from the coding sequence ATGAGTCGTTTATTTTATTTTGTTCGTCATGGTCAAACGTATTTTAATTTACGTTTACAGCTACAAGGTCGTTGTGATTCCCCTTTGACACCATTGGGAATTCAACAAGCCGAAAAAAGTGCCAAGGTATTATCAGGTCAATTTTTTGATTGTGCCTTTGCTTCTCCGGCTGGAAGAGTGCGTGAAACAGCGGATATTTTATTGAAGAACCGTCAAGTTAAATTGACATATTTAGAAGATTTACAAGAGCCAAACTTCGGCATAATGGAAGGTCGTCAAGTAGAAGACCAAGACTTAATGCAAAAATGTTTTGGTAGCTTGGATTTTGAACAAGCTGGTGGAGAGGGTAAAGAAGAACTTCGTTTAAGAACAGAAAAGGTCTTTCAAGAAATTCTCTCCCAAACGAAAAAGAATGATCGAATTTTAATTGTTTCCCATGGGATTATGTCCATGGCATTTATGTCTTACATTTTGAAGTTAGATATGTTAGCGTATCGGCAAGCTTGTTTAGATGAAGGCAGGGTGTTTATGCCAAATGCCGGCATTCTAATCTTCCAAGAGGATCACGGAAAAGTAAGCTTAATTCAAAAGCCATGTGAAGCGAAGGACTTATGTTTACCAAAGAAAGATAAAACGATTGATATTTTCTATGTTCGACATGGACAAACACTATTTAACCTAAGACATCAAGTACAAGGTCGAAGTGATGCGCCTTTAACGGACTTAGGTATCGAACAAGCCATTCAAGCCCAACAAGCCTTAAAGAATAAACAGTTTTCAAAAGCTTATGTGTCTTATGCAAAAAGAGCTGTAGATACGGCTAAGATTGTGTTGGCTGGTCATGATACCGAAATTTCTATTGAAAAAAACCTACAAGAAATGAATTTTGGTGATTTGGAAGGAAGATTAGTTGATGAAGCTATCTTAAAAGAACTGTATGCTTGTCATCAAAATCAAGAGAATTTTTTAAATCATCAAGGCGAAAACTTAGGAGCTGTAAAAACACGCTGGCAATCGATTTTAGAAAAAGTGTATTTTGAAAATCAAGATGGTGATCAAGTCTTATTTGTAGGGCATGGTACCATGTATGCGATTATGGTCGCTTATTTATTAAAGACGGACCGTCTTGGTTTAGAAGCCTATTGTAAACAACGTGGTCAGCAGTATTCCTATAATGGTGGAATTGCTCGTTTCCAATTGAATAAAGACGGCATTCATTTAGTTCAACTCATGCAAGATCCAAAGACTTATTTACACGAATAA